From the genome of Chroicocephalus ridibundus chromosome 1, bChrRid1.1, whole genome shotgun sequence, one region includes:
- the MPC2 gene encoding mitochondrial pyruvate carrier 2 produces the protein MAAAVAGLRASYHRLLDRIELMLPPRFRPFYNHPAGPKTVFFWAPIMKWGLVCAGMADMTRPAEKLSTAQSAVLMATGLIWSRYSLVIIPKNWSLFAVNFFVGCAGGSQLFRIWRYNQELKAKQQEQLQ, from the exons ATGGCGGCCGCTGTCGCGGGGCTCCGCGCCTCCTATCACCGCCTGCTCGACCGCATCGAGCTGATGCTGCCGCCGCGGTTCCGGCCCTTTTACAACCACCCGGCAG GTCccaaaacagtgtttttctgGGCACCTATTATGAAATGG GGTTTGGTATGTGCTGGAATGGCTGATATGACCAGACCAGCAGAAAAGCTTAGCACAGCACAGTCTGCAGTGCTAATGGCCACAG GCCTTATTTGGTCAAGATACTCTCTAGTtattattcctaaaaactggagtCTGTTTGCTGTGAACTTCTTTGttggctgtgctggtggctctCAACTCTTCCGAATATGGAG gtATAATCAGGagctaaaagcaaaacaacaagagCAGCTGCAGTAA